The Periophthalmus magnuspinnatus isolate fPerMag1 chromosome 10, fPerMag1.2.pri, whole genome shotgun sequence genome segment GACAGAAAAGCGTCGCTCATTGGCTGTTTGtacaggactagacctgggCCTGAGCCTGGCCCGAGGTCCTCAGACTCTGGAGAACCAAGATGAACTGGAGAAACTGCTGGAGAAGAACCTCAGGTCCACCTGGAGTCGACGGAGCCTCAGAGCTGTGGACTCTCGCAAAAACCTTCAGAATGACAGTGTTCGCCGCTATAACTCATTCACCATAAAACGCTTCCCAGAGCTTGGAAGCAGCCCCACGTCAAACAGCTGTCACTCCAACAGTTCATCCGACCACGAGACCACTGCCGCCGTTTGTAGTTCTCCCGACACCGATGGAACGTGTTCTCCCATTGAGCCAGAGCCGGAGCTGGATGTACGGCTCAAGCCAAACAAGGACTCGTCTTTTTCAAAATCACAGCATGAACGTTATAAAATGAGGCACCGGGAGAGCGACAGTATTTCTTACAGTTTACGTGGTTATTCAAAACTGACTGGGTCgtgtgaaaatgaaagtgaaagtgatatttcaaatgaacaaaaactacATTTGTCTGGTTCTATGATAAACTCTGCTGCTATTTCCCCCCTTTGTCAAAGTGACAGTCAAATGCATGTGCTCAGTCCAATAGGAAACAGTAATGACCCTTTTACAAACCGAAAGGAGTCATGTCTAAAAAACTCTAAAACTCATCAAAAATCTGAGAGTCAATCAGAAAACTCGACCTTTACGCCTGACGTTAATTCACAAGTGCCTGCAGCAGCTGTGCTACCTGAAAATACCAAACATACAAACCCCAAAGTGGCCTTCACCCCCATGGGAGACACCTGGATGCCCTCGAGTTTACCGGAGTTAACCCCGTCCCAACCTGAAGAGAATCCAGATTTGCCCGTTCAGGATCAGGACCATGTAAAACCGTACACACGTGTGGGCGAAACGCTGGAGTGTCACACTTTGGTGAAAGGCCTGAGGTCTTATGAGGCCTTATCACCCCcatcctcccccctcccccggCCCACACCGAGTCTCTGCTCCAAGTGGAGGAAGGAGCGAGAGGTGGACCACAGAGACGCGACGCCCCCGGGGTCTCCAGCCTCGAAGGAAGAGACCAGGACTATGAAAGTCCCAGTGCGTCGAGGGATCGGAGCAAAGAGGGGGCTTGTTTCACGTGCAAGTCCAACCAACAGCACCGGTATTCCCAGGGTACGGTCTAAAACTGATACTTCAAATAGCACAAACGCACCTACAAACCCCAGTCCTGCAAACCGTCCAACTCGTACTATCTCCATGAGGACGTCTCCTGTGTCCAGACCTGTCGCTCCCGTAGCTGACGTCAAAAGAAGTAACAGTGCGAGGgacagaacaaacaaaaatgagccGCAAACGCCAACGAAACAGCCCCAGATCCACTCCACCTCAGGCCAAACAGAGAAGATGTCCGTCACTAACCAACCAGCAGCGTTCATCCGAGGATCTCCCCTCCGTGTGACCAAAAGACTCGCCCCAAACACTGAAACTCAGATCCCGTCCCCACCTCGGGTAACGAACAGCGCCACCTCTACCACAGCTAAGACGATTCGTACGACTGTGATATCCGCAGCGCAAAGTAAAACTGCCAAGACAACTGCACCGGCCAACCAAGTAGCTGCGAATTCTAAAATCCCGTCACGTATTCCTAATGCCAAAATAGCTCGTCCGACATCTACTCAGCCTCTGTGGAAGTGAACGCCTGTGCCTGTCTTTCATAAAAAaagtttgtactggtaatttgttttaaattaaaggaTAAAAACATGGGtaaattaattagatttttctttCTACCTCTTGTTCCTTCTTGTCCTGTGCGGGCATTGGACAATTATTCAACACGTGCTCTCAAAATGTTGGCTGTTTTAAGGAAAGTTTGGACCAATTTGACAGTTTCTTAAATTAAACTGCAAAAGACGTATTGTGTTGTAGGAAACTGGTTCATATTTTGTTATGATTGTGTTGATGTAAGCTGTCTCACTCTAATCAGAGGTACAACACCAAACAGTTGACCCCTGTTTATTTCAGAAAGGGGCTCCTGGGACTATGCACTTTACAAACTAAATACGGGGCTCCTATAGTGTAATTTTATATATgaaaaatcaataataaatgaaacagtgGTGATGTTCACTGTCAGATGTCAGtttgtaaataaagttaaacaaaGTGACCCTGTGCTGTTGCTCTATTTTTTGTCCAGCATCTCCGTCTCATGTCAGTCACGCCGCTTCAGTTGCCATGGATACACCACATTAGTCCCATGGAATGTCTTGGTAAAATACAGGGGTGCAGAGGTTGGGTTGGAGGGTGCCCGTGGTTGTACGACTCCCAGTGGGACTTTCCTCTTTATAGTCTGCAGTGACGCCAAACCCTCTTGGGAAACGCAATAAAACGGAGCCCTTTTGTTTTCCTGAGTGTCGACTTGTCGCTCAGGGCCAGACTCTTAACCTGTCCCAGTAAAGAAGTGAAATCGTCAAGGATCTTAAGGCTGCGGGACATAAAGTCCTCTGCAGTCTGCACATAGGCCCATGTCCAGCGCTTGAACAAtatgtctctgtgtcgtctgcatAAGTGATAGGAGTGTGACAAGGATGTCCTCAAACATTGTTGGTTCACTTTGTATTGTCTGTTTACACTGAGaaacaaacatgtataaatgtgaAGGTAACAAGTTTAAAGGATAAGTTGTTTTAATAGGTTTGGTGTTTTGGTCCTCAAGACatttgtccaatcagagagcagattAGGCCTCCCATGAGTCTCTGATTTGGGATGCCAGATTCAATACTGAAAATCAATTTGTTTCAACCTAAAAGGACGCGCTGATCTGAATTTTCAGCACctaaaccagaaaaaaataaataaataaattaaattaaattaaattaaattaaattaaattaaattaaattaaattaaattaaattaaattaaattaaattaaattaaattaaattaaattaaattaaattaaattaaattaaattaaattaaattaaattaaattaaattaaattaaaataaattaaaatcaatcaatcaatcaatcaatcaatcaatctatGTTCTCTCTAGCCTGTGTAGGTTACAGTACTGACAGCctaggttcagttgtgattgtagtatcttttttaaaactgtaagagcacaggTTATATGCAGAGTTggtgtgttttaatattttaatgctATTTAtcgttattatttttatacattcatatatttatgTCAATCTATCGGCGCAAAGAAGACTCTAAAGAAAAACGGTTGAGAAATATAACGCTTTTAATGTAAAGTAACAACGCCCCCTCGTGTTGAAAGTATTCTGCTACTTAAAAACTACATCTCCCAGAATGCTTTGTAAACGTGCGTCTTGTTACGTACGACGCGGTTCCCCGGATGCGGCTGTGATTGACCCAGAGCAGACAGAAGGAGCTCGAGATCTCAGTGGCGGTAAGTCGCAAAATAGTCACTTTTTAAAGAGTTTCCACTGAGCCGTGTCCAGAGGCGCTCACCGGGGCATCTGGCACTTTTTACACCCGGGTAGGCTTTTATTCTATGTTCTGAAACGAAATTTGGAAGAAGATGTTTGGAAAATAACCACCAGCTTGTTGATAAAGTAGCTAACTTTGTAGCCACTTGATGCTAGTTCCTTAGCCGTGTGCTAGCCTCGGGGAACGCCTAGTGTCACAGTGTTCAGGAGTTTGTCTGTGAAGAGCCTTAGATCCGAGATAAACTCACATCTGAGCCTTGTCTTTCAGCGCCAGGGAAAACTTTGTGTTAGTGGAGTGACATTATCCACTTCATTATCAAACTTGTGTCCATTTGTGTAAATGACGTCGCTGGGCTAACACTAgcgttagcctgttagcttgttagcctgttagctcaCAGGGTGGGAGCTGATTCAGGTTTCAGAAGCTTCATAAAactttgtgttggttttgtttttcatgggtCT includes the following:
- the fhdc2 gene encoding FH2 domain-containing protein 1, encoding MDPVRAAPQTPPVAPPPPPPPPPPPPPPPPSAPSLNRKDSVRRQLRKLNWERIPKERVEGRKSVWTGGGLDEDEFPIDLSSLDELFGQKDVKPQDRSRQLRRRSTLLRCLTPQDDTEEITLLDSKRSMNIGIFLRQFKTPPKEIVEDIRKGAGDRYGAEKLSELCKLLPDADEISRLRRFSGERSCLGEPDLFMLLLVEVPSFRLRLDAMILQQEFDPAVTSLCVAARCLREAARELLSCPELHSILRLVLKAGNYMNAGGYSGNAAGFRIPSLLKLADTKANKPGMNLLHFVAMEAVKKDQSLLSFLSQLGHVGPASRLCLDSVLEDLSKLKGRVATLKADIQREPEIQQHARFLEMAEEQLREVEDEVEGMRMSSQALVDFFCEDDSTFKLEEACRVFHMFCLRFQRAVQENTERELKEQKRLERQREMTEKRRSLAVCTGLDLGLSLARGPQTLENQDELEKLLEKNLRSTWSRRSLRAVDSRKNLQNDSVRRYNSFTIKRFPELGSSPTSNSCHSNSSSDHETTAAVCSSPDTDGTCSPIEPEPELDVRLKPNKDSSFSKSQHERYKMRHRESDSISYSLRGYSKLTGSCENESESDISNEQKLHLSGSMINSAAISPLCQSDSQMHVLSPIGNSNDPFTNRKESCLKNSKTHQKSESQSENSTFTPDVNSQVPAAAVLPENTKHTNPKVAFTPMGDTWMPSSLPELTPSQPEENPDLPVQDQDHVKPYTRVGETLECHTLVKGLRSYEALSPPSSPLPRPTPSLCSKWRKEREVDHRDATPPGSPASKEETRTMKVPVRRGIGAKRGLVSRASPTNSTGIPRVRSKTDTSNSTNAPTNPSPANRPTRTISMRTSPVSRPVAPVADVKRSNSARDRTNKNEPQTPTKQPQIHSTSGQTEKMSVTNQPAAFIRGSPLRVTKRLAPNTETQIPSPPRVTNSATSTTAKTIRTTVISAAQSKTAKTTAPANQVAANSKIPSRIPNAKIARPTSTQPLWK